A stretch of Streptococcus chenjunshii DNA encodes these proteins:
- a CDS encoding winged helix-turn-helix transcriptional regulator yields MAKKQLPDCPVETTLTIVGNKWVVLILRDLLTGTKRFGELKKSLTPISQKVLTQQLRAMEANGIVHREVYPEVPPRVEYSLTELGLSLEPIVQSMREWGKWYKKQL; encoded by the coding sequence ATGGCAAAAAAACAATTACCCGACTGTCCTGTCGAAACAACATTAACAATTGTCGGAAATAAATGGGTCGTTCTCATCCTGCGTGATTTACTGACAGGCACCAAACGGTTTGGTGAACTGAAAAAATCACTGACTCCAATCAGCCAGAAGGTCTTAACCCAGCAATTACGGGCTATGGAAGCAAACGGTATTGTCCACAGAGAAGTATATCCGGAAGTTCCCCCGCGTGTTGAATATTCTCTGACCGAATTAGGCTTAAGTTTAGAGCCGATTGTCCAAAGTATGAGAGAATGGGGCAAATGGTATAAAAAACAACTGTAA
- a CDS encoding NADPH-dependent F420 reductase: protein MTNISIFGKGNMAQALQARYEEAGHTVTLIGHEADAVLGSIVILAVPYSAVEDILEKYADSLENKILVDMTNPLNFATFDDLAVPSDSSAAAEIAERVPKAKVVKAFNTNFAASLATKKVADTADTTVLLAGDDTAAKAEFTDALTGSGLTVLDVGSLKRARELESFGFLQLALAVQEKIPFTGGFALYK, encoded by the coding sequence ATGACAAACATTTCTATTTTTGGTAAGGGGAATATGGCTCAAGCTCTGCAGGCCCGCTATGAAGAAGCTGGCCATACTGTTACTTTAATCGGTCATGAAGCAGATGCAGTCTTAGGATCTATTGTGATCCTTGCAGTACCCTATTCAGCAGTTGAAGATATTCTGGAAAAATATGCTGATTCTTTGGAAAATAAAATTTTAGTTGATATGACTAACCCTTTAAATTTTGCAACATTCGATGATTTGGCTGTTCCGTCAGATAGTTCGGCAGCAGCAGAAATTGCAGAAAGGGTGCCAAAAGCAAAGGTTGTAAAGGCTTTCAACACCAATTTTGCGGCCAGCCTTGCAACGAAAAAAGTAGCAGATACAGCCGATACGACAGTTCTTCTAGCAGGTGATGATACAGCTGCTAAAGCGGAATTTACAGATGCTCTGACCGGTTCCGGCTTAACTGTTTTGGATGTCGGTAGTCTTAAGCGTGCGCGTGAGCTTGAATCATTTGGCTTTCTCCAATTAGCTTTAGCTGTTCAAGAAAAAATCCCATTCACTGGCGGTTTTGCACTCTATAAATAA
- a CDS encoding AraC family transcriptional regulator encodes MKAYFTDFYILQVNLFILFLAHFDKKKYTKRESEALMYTYTCDLKKQLPSSSLGSPYLTNLYYIQEQEKDAWTFNLHAHADTLEISYLFKGETKLYIDGKLYDVQAGDLIIKNPSVLHAEKSSVANSIEEICLNIKSLKLEGMEENYLLSNDSWPIIPAGRHRKIIDSIFREMLNEILKNPSPSINHINSLLSSALQIITYKTEGHRLITANKRENAIREIRKYIDNHFKEDLSLNSLAETFHISVFHLSRQFKKYTGYTVNHYIVSCRLGEAQIRLIFGKDSIADIAADCGYPSLSYFYTKFKKKIGCTPSEYRRRYS; translated from the coding sequence ATGAAAGCTTATTTTACTGACTTTTATATTTTACAAGTGAATTTATTTATTTTATTTCTTGCTCATTTTGACAAAAAGAAATATACTAAAAGAGAAAGTGAGGCTCTCATGTACACCTATACTTGTGATTTAAAAAAACAGCTTCCCTCCTCCTCGTTAGGAAGCCCGTATCTAACAAACCTTTACTATATTCAAGAACAGGAAAAAGACGCTTGGACCTTTAACTTGCATGCCCATGCAGATACACTGGAAATCTCCTATCTTTTTAAAGGAGAAACCAAACTGTATATTGATGGTAAACTTTATGATGTTCAGGCTGGTGATCTCATCATTAAAAATCCATCAGTCCTCCATGCAGAAAAATCTAGTGTCGCCAATTCAATTGAAGAAATTTGTCTTAATATCAAGAGTTTAAAACTTGAAGGAATGGAAGAAAATTATCTGCTTTCAAATGACTCTTGGCCTATTATACCAGCAGGTCGTCACCGGAAAATAATAGATTCTATTTTTCGTGAAATGCTTAATGAAATTTTAAAGAATCCGTCCCCAAGCATAAATCACATCAATTCTCTTCTATCATCTGCTCTCCAGATTATCACCTATAAGACAGAAGGACATCGTCTGATAACTGCAAATAAACGTGAAAATGCTATCCGGGAAATCAGAAAATACATTGACAATCATTTTAAAGAAGATCTCTCTTTGAATTCCCTGGCAGAAACCTTTCATATCAGTGTTTTCCACCTCTCCAGACAATTTAAAAAGTACACTGGCTACACGGTTAATCATTATATCGTCAGCTGTCGTTTAGGAGAAGCACAAATCAGGCTGATTTTTGGAAAAGACAGCATTGCAGATATCGCTGCCGACTGTGGCTATCCCAGCCTTTCTTACTTTTACACTAAATTCAAAAAGAAGATAGGCTGTACTCCTTCAGAATACCGGCGGCGTTACAGTTAA
- a CDS encoding glucose PTS transporter subunit IIA: MAKDEYKQMAQQIIAEVGKDNISNATHCMTRLRLNLKDQSLIDDEKIKAIKGVIGVNRAGGQYQIIIGQTVDKVFAAFTDLTGLAVKSESENRDKPKEKLTVKSAFLKALDYLSGSMTPLIPAMITAAMFKTIQVVVGPELLDLVSADSDFYLLCGFLYSAFFYFLPIFLGFTAAKKLGASQIMGLYIGALLVVPELVQLDGQGFTVYGLIPTTIHNYSQTVIPAVLSVWVMFYVEKFFKKIIPAVLSTIFAPFLTMFIMTPLVLAVLAPLGNILGGWIGSGLIAFGGIGGFLAVAVVAALWELLVMTGMHIVLITFALTSLLTNGVDRFIMVAAILATWATFGLALGAALKIKDKEEKALTFGYVISGIVGGVTEPTIYGVMLKYKRTIVTLALGGGLAGAYAGLTHVGLYVAGASNFLSVVGYFAGGMTNIINGFVATGIAFFGTAVLTYFFGFEKESQHISPSVSEKTQTITITSPVAGNTVKLADVEDDVFASGMMGKGIAVEPSEGAVFAPADGEISVLFPTGHAVGLKTDEGAEILIHIGMDTVTLDGQGFTTYVTAGDKVKKGQKLIDVDLEVVKKAGLSSLTPIVVSNTDAFERVVATTEDDVLPGKFLLKLIK; encoded by the coding sequence ATGGCTAAAGATGAATACAAGCAAATGGCCCAACAAATCATTGCAGAAGTAGGGAAAGATAATATTTCCAATGCAACCCACTGTATGACACGTCTGCGTTTAAATCTCAAAGATCAGTCACTGATAGATGATGAGAAGATTAAGGCGATTAAAGGTGTGATAGGGGTTAATCGTGCCGGGGGACAGTATCAGATTATTATCGGGCAGACTGTGGATAAAGTTTTTGCGGCCTTTACTGATTTAACTGGTTTGGCTGTTAAATCAGAATCGGAAAATAGAGATAAGCCAAAAGAAAAATTAACAGTTAAATCTGCTTTTTTAAAAGCCTTAGATTATCTGTCAGGCAGTATGACACCGCTCATTCCTGCTATGATTACAGCGGCAATGTTTAAGACTATTCAAGTAGTTGTCGGACCGGAATTACTGGATCTGGTCAGTGCAGATAGTGACTTTTACCTCTTATGTGGTTTTCTTTACAGTGCTTTCTTCTACTTTCTGCCCATTTTTTTGGGTTTTACTGCGGCTAAAAAATTGGGTGCCAGTCAAATTATGGGGCTCTATATTGGTGCTCTTCTGGTTGTTCCGGAATTGGTTCAGCTGGATGGTCAAGGTTTTACTGTTTATGGTCTTATTCCGACGACTATCCACAACTATTCTCAAACTGTCATTCCGGCGGTTTTAAGCGTTTGGGTGATGTTTTATGTGGAAAAATTTTTTAAAAAGATAATTCCGGCTGTGCTATCAACCATTTTTGCCCCTTTCTTAACGATGTTCATCATGACACCGCTTGTACTTGCCGTACTTGCTCCGCTGGGTAATATTTTAGGCGGCTGGATTGGGAGCGGTCTGATTGCTTTTGGCGGAATCGGAGGTTTCTTAGCAGTTGCTGTCGTTGCTGCTCTTTGGGAATTGTTAGTCATGACAGGCATGCATATTGTTTTAATTACTTTTGCCCTAACCAGTCTTCTTACAAATGGTGTTGACCGTTTTATTATGGTAGCAGCTATTCTTGCTACTTGGGCAACATTTGGATTAGCTTTAGGAGCGGCGCTTAAAATTAAAGATAAGGAAGAAAAAGCACTTACCTTTGGTTATGTTATCAGCGGTATTGTTGGCGGAGTGACCGAGCCCACTATTTACGGGGTCATGCTTAAGTATAAACGCACCATTGTGACATTGGCCCTAGGCGGTGGTTTAGCGGGTGCTTATGCTGGTTTAACCCATGTTGGTTTGTATGTTGCCGGCGCTTCAAATTTTCTCAGCGTTGTCGGCTATTTTGCTGGCGGAATGACTAATATTATTAATGGGTTTGTAGCAACAGGGATTGCTTTTTTCGGCACAGCTGTTTTGACATACTTTTTTGGATTTGAAAAGGAAAGTCAGCACATCAGTCCATCGGTGTCAGAAAAGACACAAACTATTACAATTACCAGTCCTGTGGCTGGTAATACTGTAAAACTTGCTGATGTGGAAGATGACGTTTTTGCTTCTGGCATGATGGGCAAAGGTATTGCTGTTGAACCATCTGAAGGGGCTGTTTTCGCACCGGCCGATGGAGAGATAAGCGTTCTTTTCCCTACTGGTCATGCGGTTGGACTGAAAACTGATGAAGGAGCAGAAATCCTTATTCATATCGGTATGGATACAGTGACACTGGACGGTCAAGGGTTTACAACATATGTGACCGCAGGTGATAAGGTAAAAAAAGGACAGAAGTTAATTGATGTTGATCTTGAGGTCGTTAAAAAAGCTGGGCTCAGCAGCCTTACACCGATTGTCGTTAGTAATACAGATGCATTTGAGAGAGTTGTGGCAACAACTGAAGATGATGTTTTACCAGGAAAATTCTTGCTAAAATTGATTAAATAA
- a CDS encoding ChbG/HpnK family deacetylase: MPKKLLLRADDLGYSEAVNYGIEKTIKDGLIRSLGVMVNMPATQHGVGLIKDCYLALGVHTNICTGKPLTNPELIPSLVDENGEFKSSKVYRSAKEDFVVFEEVVSEIEAQYHRFLELFGRQPDYFEGHAVASDNFFKGLEHVADKYHLKYSGFSMGGSPLRIGQSQVQFNMESMAPDYNPFDMLKRMVAKADEEVVQLAVFHPGYLDTFILSHSSLTFPRTQEVDLLTDPDVKNWLIQQEISLIDYRDL; the protein is encoded by the coding sequence ATGCCAAAAAAATTACTGTTACGTGCAGATGATCTCGGTTATTCTGAGGCGGTTAATTATGGAATCGAAAAAACCATCAAAGACGGTCTTATCCGCAGTCTGGGAGTGATGGTTAATATGCCGGCTACCCAGCATGGTGTTGGTTTAATCAAAGACTGTTATCTGGCTCTTGGCGTACATACTAATATTTGTACTGGTAAGCCTTTAACGAATCCTGAACTTATTCCAAGTTTGGTTGATGAGAATGGTGAGTTTAAATCATCGAAAGTATACCGTTCTGCTAAGGAAGACTTTGTTGTCTTTGAGGAAGTGGTCTCGGAAATTGAAGCGCAGTATCATCGTTTTCTGGAACTTTTCGGCCGGCAGCCGGATTATTTTGAAGGGCATGCGGTAGCTTCAGACAATTTCTTTAAAGGTTTGGAGCATGTGGCAGATAAATACCATTTGAAGTATTCTGGTTTTTCTATGGGAGGATCTCCCCTTAGGATAGGTCAGTCACAGGTCCAGTTCAATATGGAATCAATGGCGCCAGATTACAATCCTTTTGATATGCTAAAACGTATGGTGGCAAAGGCCGATGAGGAAGTGGTACAGTTAGCAGTTTTTCATCCGGGTTATCTGGATACTTTTATTTTGTCGCATTCCAGTCTAACTTTTCCTCGGACACAAGAGGTTGACCTTCTGACTGATCCGGATGTTAAAAACTGGCTGATTCAGCAGGAAATCAGCTTAATAGATTACAGAGATCTGTGA
- a CDS encoding pyridoxamine 5'-phosphate oxidase family protein, protein MAMTHLEFFASLDFDDGLAVVTKIFERFPLQYGTTLGLDGHPQIRPLEFKFEEGGVLYFDTVTFYSSYREMQTHPYLQLCIGEQETMTYLRLGGKVNFTKDRRIIERCFESSPVLTSQFSDQPDKVIAYYLTEVWAEFQSFSPNLPAKRYLLKNKYDV, encoded by the coding sequence ATGGCGATGACGCATTTGGAATTCTTTGCATCACTGGATTTTGATGACGGACTGGCCGTAGTGACTAAGATATTTGAACGTTTTCCTTTACAATACGGAACAACTCTAGGGCTTGACGGCCATCCGCAGATTCGTCCGCTAGAATTTAAATTTGAGGAAGGCGGTGTCTTGTATTTTGATACTGTGACCTTCTACAGTTCATATAGAGAAATGCAGACACATCCCTATTTGCAGCTTTGTATCGGCGAGCAGGAAACGATGACTTACCTGCGTCTGGGTGGCAAGGTAAACTTTACGAAAGACAGGCGGATTATTGAGCGCTGTTTTGAATCCAGTCCAGTGTTAACCTCACAATTTAGTGACCAGCCTGATAAGGTTATCGCTTACTATCTGACTGAAGTTTGGGCGGAATTTCAGTCCTTTTCGCCGAATTTGCCAGCCAAACGCTATCTTTTAAAGAACAAATATGATGTTTAA